The DNA region ACAAAATGGTTTTGATACGGATACTGGATTTGCAGCATCTGGTTTACCAGTTGGAGCTAATGCTACATTTACTCCTAATACAATGAAAGATACAGGTTTATTTAGTATGGATGTAAGTAATCTTTCTGCTGGTACTCATACAATAACTATTACACCTGGAGGAAATGCTGCAAAAGCTATTACTGCTACATTAATTGTAAACCCTTATAATCCTGATTTAACAGATGGTGATACAGAATATAGTGTTGATGGTGGTGGATATACTTCTTTTGCTACAACTCAAACAATAACTGTTACAGCTGGTTCTAGCCTTGATTTAAGAGTGCCAAATGGAGCTTATGTTGGATCTGCTGTTTGGACTTCTCCAAACGGTACAACTTACAATTCAGATACGGTGTCTTTAACAGGTATTGTAGATGGTGATGTAGCAGTAGAAGGTAACTGGTCTGTAGATTTTACATTTACTAACGATTGTCCAAATTCAGGATTTGCTCCTCAGAATATGACATTTAATTTAGATGTAACAGAGACTTTATCTAACAGTGAATTTAATACTAATTCTTTTAAAGTTTATCCTAATCCTACAGATAATGTTGTGAATGTAACAACATCAAGTAACATAGAGTCGGCTAAATTTACTTTAGTAGACTTATTAGGAAGACAAATTAATCATAAAACAACTGTAACAAAACTAAATCAAAATACAATGCAATTTGATTTAAGTAATTTACAAAGTGGTGTTTATGTATTAAGCATTGTTGATAACGGAAACACTTCTGTATTCAAAATTATTAAAGAATAACATAACAAATAAACCCAGATTATTCTGGGTTTATTACCTTGTATAAAAAAAGCCTTTACAAATATTGTAAAGGCTTTTTATATAGATATTAGGTTAAAATTAACCTACATTTACACGTTTAAAGTCTGTGATTTCTACTTCTCCGTAAGATTTTACGTAATCTGCAACAGTCATTTTTTCGTCTTTGATAAACTTTTGATCTAATAAACATTGTTCTTGATCTAAAGTTGTATTATCAGAAATAAAACGTTCCATTTTACCTGGTAAAATCTTATCCCAGATTTGTTCTGGTTTACCTTCAGCTTTTAATTGAGCTTTTGCGTCTTCTTCAGCTTGAGCTAAAACTTCAGGAGTTAATTGAGACATAGAGATGTATTGAGGAACATTTTTTAATGTTTTTCCTAAACGCTCTAATTCTTCATTTTCTTTTTCAATAGCAGCAATTCTTGCTTCAGTTTCGTTTGCTACGTAAGCAGGATCAAAATCTTTGTAAGATAATGTTGTTGCTCCCATAGATGCAATTTGCATTGCTAAATCTTTAGCTAAAGTTTCAGCATTGTCTACAGCAGCCGAAAGTCCAACGATAGCAGCTATTTTGTTTATATGTACGTAAGAACCAACATAAGGAGCACTTACTTTTTCAAATGCATTGATGTCTAATTTTTCACCAATTACACCAGTTTGTTCTACTAATTTTTCAGAAACTGAAATTCCATTAAAATCTGAAGCTAAAAAGTCTTCTTTAGTATCAAAGTTAATAGCGTTATCTGCCATTTCGTTAGCTAAAGCAACAAATGATTCGTTTTTACCAACAAAGTCAGTTTCGCATCCTAATACGATAGCAACACCTGTAGTGTTATCGTCGTTTACTTTAGCGATAGCAGCACCTTCTGAAGAGTCACGATCTGCTCTTTTTTCAGCAACTTTTTGTCCTTTTTTACGTAAAACATCAATTGCTTTATCAAAATCTCCTCCTGCTTCAACTAATGCTTTTTTGCAGTCCATCATACCTGCACCTGTAGCTTTTCTTAATTTGTTTACTTCTGCTGCAGAAATTTTTACTTCACTCATAATAAGTTATTTTAAAAAAAAGTCGTTCAATTATTTTTCTACAAAGAAAAGAACTAAACGACTTATTAATGTTTGTAAATTGTTATTTTATTC from Mesoflavibacter profundi includes:
- the tsf gene encoding translation elongation factor Ts → MSEVKISAAEVNKLRKATGAGMMDCKKALVEAGGDFDKAIDVLRKKGQKVAEKRADRDSSEGAAIAKVNDDNTTGVAIVLGCETDFVGKNESFVALANEMADNAINFDTKEDFLASDFNGISVSEKLVEQTGVIGEKLDINAFEKVSAPYVGSYVHINKIAAIVGLSAAVDNAETLAKDLAMQIASMGATTLSYKDFDPAYVANETEARIAAIEKENEELERLGKTLKNVPQYISMSQLTPEVLAQAEEDAKAQLKAEGKPEQIWDKILPGKMERFISDNTTLDQEQCLLDQKFIKDEKMTVADYVKSYGEVEITDFKRVNVG